The sequence GGTTAGAaggtgatgctgataacaccaaatccAGAGTTCGATTCATTATCGGACAGTCACCAAAACAAAATCATCTTTACAATGTGTAAACAGAACcctcatttgtaaattttctgaaTGTTCTTCTTTCAACTATCTGTCACCAGTCTTTACTCATGATAGATGTTTCTCTGTGAGATATTCATaagttatttctaaaagaatgTAAAGAAGAAAGTTTAATCTGTAAGTAGAAGGTACGTTCTGTGAAACATGAACTAATTCGAATTGggatattttaattctttcaaataACACAAGAAAGGAAAGACGGTTTAGGAGTCTGAAgcataatatttaacatttacagGTGTGATTATgttttttcctcccatttttatgttttccacATTGTATATAAACATATTCTGTGATAATAATGAGATTGGTGTACATACTTGCACATGTAGAAAGAGAGATCTCATTTTCATTTCGTCAGATTAAAGTAAACTATATAACAAAATGAAAgtgcatttcaaaaatatttgcatgTGCCTATAATTGTTTAGGCAATTTTTCCCAGGAATTTCTCATTTAAATCTATGGTGAAAGTttaaagatagatagatagatggagaGGTAAACAGAGAGCCATAAGaatcaatataaagaaaatattttattgtagaaaaataaagtattttaaattggGAAATGATAATGTATGGAGAAGAAAAATGTTCTTCTCAAGGCATTCTTCCAGTTTTCTCGTTGCAGGTTTCTTTTAAATTATCCAGGCTCTCCATAAATTCTTACCACCATGTTGCCAATTATGTCAGCATAGCTTTGgttcaaagaaaacaaacaaacaaacaaacaaacaaacaaaaaaaaacaaaaagaaaaagaaaaggaaaaggaaagaaaaagaactaacAGTATTGAGTTTTTCCTATGTGCTACACACTAATTTCTTCATACATAAAATCTCCTTTAATTCTCTCTATCCCTCTGGAGATAAGTATTAACACTATACTGAGGACAGCACAGATAAAGAGACAAGGAAACGGTGCACAGGAAGGGGAAGTAATTCGTGTACACTGGTAATGGCAGAAGAGGGCTTTCACCCAGTCAGTCCAAATATATAGCTCAGGCTCATAACCACTGTGCTACCCGATGCACTCCCAAAAGACAAGATATTAACTAGAGCCCATGGGCGAAACCAAACACGATCAGGTTTTCCTCAATTAACAAGGAATGCTCCAACACAATCTCATTTCCTGCTGCTTCCCACCACATTGAAAGATGGTTTTTTAGGGTTAATATTCAGTAGATGATATCTGGTTGGTTTAAAACCTTGTTTTGCATTTTGTACCTTTCCTATGTGAATGTAAACCATTTAGACCAAACAACAAAGAATAATGTAAAGACATGTCTGTGTAGTCCGAGATTTGATTCAATTTGTCTGCTCATACTTTCTTTTCACTGTTTAAATAACTCAAACACTTATATCTGTGCTACTTGAAGTTGaatggaaattttaatttatgtcaGAATAACCCTTTTCAGTCAAGATTACATGTATAAATAGACTACACCAAGTCCGAATTTTTCATTCCAATTCAATGTTAGCCAAGCAGTATAGCCACACCTTATACTTTTTTTGTGAACCTATTTCTCTGCCTATGCTTTAAGGCAGACAGAATATTTTTACAACATTATCTGAATATAAGATTATGTGAAATTACTGTAAAAATATAGCTAAAAGTTCAGCTAAAAAAATAACACCATTTTAAAACACAATGTAACTAACAATTGTAACAAGTCTTAAATAATTTTCTTGCAGTGTGTGGTGTTTTGGTATTTCTCAGTGAAAAACTAATCTGGAACTCTAAtataatttcttctgtttctgagtGAAGGCACTGGTTTATCTTTGAGACACTGAATTTTGAAGTAGGTTGGACTAGTAGTTAATATTCTTTGGTTTTCCTACACCAAAATTGAATTACTCAATCAATAtagcaagttttaaaatttttatatgaacaatactttttagaaaaaatgctttcaaattGCTCTTAGGTATGTTTAATCACTGTATAGAGTTCAAAATTGGTGACTTTCCTGTTTATATAGTAGATGAATAAAATATGTCCTATGTTGCTTTTTACCTTTCCTATACATATATCCTTTATACAATTgtataaaatttttgatttatattaaaaatatgtgctCTCTTGACAAACATTTCTTGATTTAGCCTGGAATAGGTATGTGATATGgattcttgtttaaaaaatattttttattcattctttgctAATAACGTCTGGCATTCAAAGCTCCTCATAATTTGACTCAAATTGATCTGTCTGACCATCTTTTCTACCACTATCCTGGCCCCTATCCCTGACCCCTGTATCCTACACTCCAGCTGAAGTGGGCCATTTGCCAAATACTTTTTACCTCTGCTTTGTGTCTGGGCTCCTGCCATCCCTGTTGTCTGATTTGGTTTTCCCAGACATTGCCACTTGCCCCAGTCATACCCATTGTTCAAGGTCCACCTCAAATGTTCCTTTCTGCAAGAAGCCTTCTCCCCAGTCAGAAGTAATATTTCCATGCTCTGAATTCCCATGGGCTAACAACATTATAGTAATAACAATGGCTAACAGTTATATAGTCTTTACTATGggccagtcactgttctaagcactttacacataGTAAcagatttaatcctcacaataactctatCAGATAGGTACTACGATCAtatggatgaaaaaactgaggcacagagaggttgaggtagcagaggcaggatttgaacccgggCCTTCTGGCTTTGTTTTTAGCCATAATACTCATACTTCTTTATATGCATCTCTAGGGTATCTATGACATTCGATCTCATATATTTTATTGCACACATTTTCACTCTTCTACTAAAATATAGGATAACGTCCAGTTTCAACATTCAATGATTCTGCTTTCCTTAGCTTAATTTTGCTGGTTCAAGCAAAACCTCCATTGTCACCTGTATCACTCTGTTCCCTTCTTCCCAGCGGTTCCATTCCCTGCTCATTGCTGCTGCTCAGTTTTATTCTAAAGTTTTCTCTAGTTGGGAAAGGCTACATTTTGTACATATTCTGGTGCTTTTTCCCAGAGTTAATAACACACTTCCTCAAGAGGACTCTacagggattttattttattttaattttgtttttaattggcaATTGATATGTCTATattatgaaatgattaaatcaagctaagtAACAAATCCATCTTCTTACATGCTTATTTTCTGTTGAAGAAAGTGGAATACAGATGCGTCAATCATAAAAACAGGCtctatttactgagtgcttgcgTTGTGTCAGTCATCGGCTATTTTTCAGACAATACCTCATTTAACCATGGCAATACAATGGGGTAGTTTTAACTATCTCCATCCTACagatgaggctcagaaagatcaAGGGATTTACTTAAGGTAACACAAATAATGACAGAAGCATGCTTCCCGCATCAGTCTGTCTGACTCCTAAGCACTTAAACTAGGCTTTTGGGTCTCTTCCAGTATTGTGAAGATATATTTGACGAGTGAGTGGATATATGCACCAGGCTTAATTCTATCCTTATGAATCAACCAGCTGAAACCTCCACCCTTATGCCACAGGGGTGAGGTGTTTTCCTTTGCCACATGTCACTTTTCTTGTTAAGGTGCTGTTGTAGCCATGCTTTAAGGATACATGGTAACTAATAATAAGATTTCCCAATGTGACAGGCCATTGGCTCTCAACTGGGGGATGTTGCGCATGGGAGCatatggcaatgtctggagaaactttagttgtcacaactggagcGGGGTACTACTAATATGTAATGGGTAGGGCCCAGGTCCTACAAtacacaggacagtccccacagaAGAGAGTTATCCAGACCCTGTGCTaagaggctgagaaaccctgtgcTAAGCTGAAATTAGAGTGCAATATTACACAGCCACTAGTGtagaggctgagaaaccctgtgcTAAGCTGAAATTAGAGTGCAATATTACACATATTAGAGATAGTGTTATGGAGTAGAGGGGACtgggaaaaataatacaataaagaaagagagggacCTTGCTTGGGTTGGTGATGATAATATGACATGAACTGAAGAGTATGAAAAACTTAACTCTGTACATGAGgctcaacaacaacagaaaaagaaccaaagaaaatTGGAATTGAGAAATAACTACTGATTCTCTGTGAATCTGAATACTTTATGCAGAATAATTAAGTTTTTTCTGGATATGATCCTCCCTGCACCCTTCTTCtaaaaatggtgctgagaaaatggGCAGAAAGAACAGTCATGCCCTGGGATGTACTACCCATGCATAACCTGGAACATTCTTTTTCCCTGGGGTCAGCTACAGAGCACATCCCTTTACACGGTTTATGGTCACCAACTCTTCCTCCTTGGGGATGAATAAATTTGTGCCTCTGCATGGTTCTGGGTTCTTGAAGTTGAGGTTCCCACTTTCTGATGGAAATGAGGTCACACAATGGACTGAATCACAAAATGTATCCTTAATGGTCCCTGCACAGTATGTATCTCAATTTGATCTTCAAGAAATAGGGTTGTGCTAGTAGATATATTTCATGACAAGACAGTGCCTAGGAGGTGTAgtgttgtcacaactggaggggGGTTACTACTAGGAGGTGTGATTAGAACTAGTACTAAACTACTGTGATGgtaaaaacaaaatgacatcTGATGCTGACATTCTCTGTCTACTCCTGTGAGAATTTCTTACGAAAAAAAACTAActcacaaacatttttttaaaaaaaacttacagTATATGGTTGGCATAATCATGTCACTTTCCATCTCACTGACAGGGTTCTTCACCAGGCAACTGTAATTCCCAATGTCTTCCTTGGTCACTGGAACAATACGAAGGGTGTTGTTTTGGGGAGAAAAGGAGTAGGTGGAGCTGGTGTGGACAGGCCTCCCATTTTTCAGCCACTGGTAAATCAGCCGGGTGCCCCCTTGCACCCAGCATGTCAAGGTCATGTTCCCCACATACTCCACAGCCCCAGAGGAAGGATAAGTCTGCATCACAGGCTTTGTGACAGGATCTGCAATATCAAAAGGGATAGAAATGATTGTTTCCACCCATGGGGTTATAATAAAACTCTATGAGGTCTTTCAAATATTAACTCCTGGAAAAACAATTCCAACATTTTAGACTGTAAATGTAGATAGCTAGGCAATAattaaagaagagaataaaaaactcatgggaaatgcaaaatgataaaatatgaaaataatatttatagtgAGAGATAAACAAATTCTAGAACTTACTCTTCAAGATTTGTCTAATGAAACCCTTTATTTTTTCAGGTAACGTAGTGAGTGGTTGAGAACACCAGATTTCCTTATTCCTATTCATTGTGCTTTTTCCAACACCATAAATGTATATGCTCACAGGCTACATTTCTATGATTATTCCCCTCTCTTGACTTGTCCTGATGTCCTAAGAGCTGCTGGTTGGGGTGGATGTGGTGAACCCAAATTTATATTCACCACCTACAAATACACAGCTCATCTATAGCATACTTTTGGAGAACTTAGGGAAAATTTTAGAGAGTCACATATGCAcaacttctatttctttctatgtAATTGAACTAATTATATGTTTTAATTACTTTGCATTTGTGTTGCAACATTGTTAGTCACTTCAACAAAACAAAGCCTACATTTCAACACTGACTCAATCTGAAAATaggataaaaatatgtttttgggattatatcaaattagaGATATAACAGGCAAATACATAGAAATCCCTGTTGAAAAGTCAATTCATAGGAAAATAATCTTATTTCATGGTCTAGAACACAGTAGGCTGTTAGtaatatttgtcaaattaataagtttgcaaaaattaaatctgcaaaaaataaaagtaaatatttcctCTCTGAGTTTTAACTATAAAGTTGATACATAAGGGTGGGGATTATATAAACATTCATGATCATTTTCAGCAACTTTCATTAATCTTTGAGGTTCTTGACTCTATTTGATAAAAACAGTGACTTGCCCAGAGTTACGTGCAGTCAGTGGGAAAATGAAGAGGGTTTTAAATCTGGCAATGTACCTCTCTTGCATTTTGGAAAGAGATATATTTAATTATCTCCTTCTATGTGTGACTACAGGACAAAGAGAGATGGGGATGAATTTTTTTTGGTTGCATTTCTCTAAATAGATCCAAATTTACTATATATTCACAATGAAGGGATGTTCTATTAAAAGTTTTGGGGGAGACAGGACACCACCCAggaaaatttcatgaaaattctctttagaaatctcttttctttccagtTGCTCTCTAGGCATCTGCTTCCACATCCTGTGTCTTTGCTTCTCCTGAACGTATGTCGTGGGAGATCATGTTGGGCCTTGCAGGCCATTTTTAATAGTTTGACTTTTATTCTTAGTGAGATAGAAGCTATGGGAGGATTTTAAGCTGCAGGTGGCAAGTACAATGGGGGTCCAGGTCTCAGGTGATGGTGGTGTTGAGCAAGGCAAtaatgggggtggtgagaagtggttggaCTCTATCTATATTTTTATGGCGAAGCCAGCAGGTTTTCTTGTGGATTGGATGGGGGATGTGAAAGGAAGAGGGGTCAATGATGACTGCAAGATTTTGGCCGAGTTAATTTATAGAATGGAGTTGGTACTTACTAAAATGGGGAATATTGTCAAATAAACATGTCTagagagaaaaatcagaagtTAGGCTTCAGATATAGTATATTTAAGGTGTGCCACTTAcatatctcaataaagaaaataaatatctgaaagtTGGCGGGCCCCACTCCCCCTCAGAGGACATTTCCAGGAACTTCTATTGTTTCTTAAGTGTGGTCCTTGAGCAAATCTCATTCTCCCCCAGTGCACCAAAATCAAAATCTTCACATGAAAAAATAGGGTTCTTCCTAGGGTGCATTCTATTACTGAGAAAATAAGATGTTCTCCATATCATTATATCAGAAACTTTATACTTGGTAGTTCGCAGGCAAAGAAGTAATAAGTTATGCTTATTGCTTGATGCTTTTGCTGGGCACTGTGTATATGTCTTACTCGTATGTCTTAATTACTCCTCAGAaagccctatgaggtagataaTGTCATTAGTGCTATGAGATGTTGATGCTTTGAGAGTTAattaatttgcccaaagttacagAGCCAGGATCTAAAGCCCAGGTAGTTTAGTCTCCTAGTCTTTGCTAACTGCCAGGCTAGCCTGCTGCCCATATACACTCAGAGTGGACTCACCATCCACAGTGACTTGTATCTTCTGACTAGCAGACAGAGTTCCATTTCCCTGAATGTTGACCTTCATGATGTAATTGCCTTCATCCGTGAACTGAAGAGGGTTGATGAGCAGAGATGCATTGGGCGGCATCATGGTGAATTTGTGTTGGTATTCCAAGTCGGGAACCACAGACTCATTCACAGAGCCCAGTAAGTATTTGGGCATCGTGTGGGGTCTCTCAAACAGCCATATGATCTGGATGTCTGATGCTGGAGTGTGGAAGTCATAGTGCACGGGGAGGTAGAGAGCCTGACCTCTGATGCCATGGATGATGTGTGATGGCACCGTCACCTTCAGCCCCAAGCAAGTGCTTgctgcaaaggaaaggaaagctgTGAACACCCTGAGCCACATTCCACAGTCTAAAGGGGTGGCTGCACAGAAAACTTGATCAGGTGATAATCCTTTCCAAACAAGAGAGGCTTCTAGGTACCGACCAGTCTGGTACTGTTACATGTAGAGGTAAATATTTGTCTCTAAAACCTTCTGCATTTGAAAAAACTCCACCCAAAGCCTATGTTGATCACATGACTTCTTTAAaggcaagacaaaaaaaaaaaaaaaaagaaaaagaaaaagtagttatCTATGACTGTTAAATAATAATGGGaaaggagaactgggaaagaTCATTAGTTCTAAAGTCCAATGAAACCactaaaaacatttgaaattatgACTATATGAACGTCTGTGTCATTTCACATCCTAATCAAACTAAGTGATTTGAGAAACACATGGATGGTTACTTCTTCCCAGGAATTTACCCCAAAGCCTTCTGAAATGGCTTTATATTCCATTTTTGGAGGTTATTTTTCTTTAGCCAAAGCCTTGCCAAATGCAAATATCCCAAGGACAGTGGCATTAAACCATTATCAGTCATGACCAGTCATTCTTTCCCCAAACGGGTATCTGGTTGGTGTGTTTGAGGAAGAGCAAGAGGCAGGTACACACAgagcaggtggaggaggaggagcgtGGCAAGATACGAGGGCAACAAGGTGGCCAGGCCAGATCTGGCAGGACCTCAGGATCACGGAAAGACTTTGGCAACATTACTCTGAGTGAGAGTTTTGTGGACAGTGGAGGGATAGAATCTTATGTTTTATTAGACTCATTCTAACAGCTGTGAGAATAGATTGAAATAGGGGCAAGAGCAGGAGCTGGGAGACCACTTAGGGGTGACCGCAATTAAATAGGCAAGAGATGACTGTGCTGTGGACCAGAGTGGTAGTAAAAGATACCATAGGAAAAAGTTGGTGGTGTTAAAAGGATTTGCTGACACATTGGGGGTGGGATATACAAAACAAAGAAGAGTCAAGAATGACTCCAAGGTTCTTGACTTGAGCCAActgaaagaatgaagttgaaactaattaattaatcatGGGGAAGACTGTGGGGAGGAtaggtttttttggggggtggaatATGAGGAGTCAGTTTTGGGCATGTTCATTTTGAGATGCCCATTAGACATCTGAGAGGCAATGTTGAAAGGACATACCAGACATAAAAGCCTGATTAAGGTGAGTTTAAGAGAGAATAAGTAGCCTAGAGGGCCTTGAAATATACAGCTCTGTGCAATGCCTAGTCCTGGCTAGTGGCTGAGTATTTGGGCCCATGTACTCACTGCTATGTCTGCaggtttttttctagtttctggcACCTGGAGATCTCCCCATTTTATCTTAAGCCATATTgacatattgttttgttttatttagcatTTCAATGTATTTGCAGTGGTTAGAGAGAGCTCAGACTACTATGTCGCTGGATCCCTAAGTAAAAGCTCTTTGCTTCAAAATCCTATTTTTAAAGGGGGGCAATATGGTATCTATATCACgggaatatttgaaataatggGGGAATGGGAGGAGTTTAAATGTGGAGTGTTTTGATGttcaagagagagaagagaatcaaaaggaaattggAGACAGTATAGACAACATTTTGAGGAATTTTGCTGTGAAGGTGAGCAGAGAAATGGGGCAGGAGCTGGAGAGGGATGTAAAATCTGAAATCAAGAGCTTTTAGCTACTGGGAATGTTCCACTAAGAGGGAAATGTTGATGAAGCAGAATGGAAATGGGTGAAGGTGGAATAAAATGCTTGAGCAGGTGAGAAGAGAGGGATATCAGGCACAAATAGAAGGATTTTacaatttcaattttcttatacACAAGATATTATCCTCTTTGGTTGCTTCCTCTATTCATTGCTACTAGGAAGGGGGTGGTTAAGCTTCATCCAAGTCATTTTGTGAAAGGCCATCAATACTGAGAAAGGAAAGGTagaaaagtctgttttgtcttttGCAATGATTTCTTTGGAGAAACTCAAATGTGTAAACCTGCTCCTATGAGGAATCAAGTTCTACCAAGAAGAAATTTATCTCCTTCCTTCCTAGGGTGGAGGTGGGAGCAAAGATTCAATGGTTTTGGTGTTTGGCCAGCTATTTGTAGACAGTGAGACTTGGGCTGGCAGGGAAGTCAGAGCAAAGAACTCAGGAGGAGAGAGCACGAGAGGAAGATAAGAAGAGATTAGAGGGAGGAGAGACTCCTAATCACAACTGAAACTGACTGTATGGACTGGAAAGTAGGTGACTATATGGGAAACATAATGGCGTGTCTTACAGTCTCCTTGGCCTCTGTGTGTATTTGTGAttaacttctaattttttttttttttttcctgattatggACTGTACTTGTACATTCACTTTAGTGATTTGGTCCATAACAAAGGAGTTACAAAGTTATGAGGATTCGCTTCTGTATTCTTTCCTATAGAAGAATGTTAAATTTGGATTTTTCATAATTTGAGTgattagaaagagagagaaccgGGTGCTGGGGTTTCTaaagaggagataaaatggaTTGCAGTGGGAATa comes from Cynocephalus volans isolate mCynVol1 chromosome 6, mCynVol1.pri, whole genome shotgun sequence and encodes:
- the HEPACAM2 gene encoding HEPACAM family member 2 isoform X2; its protein translation is MWLRVFTAFLSFAASTCLGLKVTVPSHIIHGIRGQALYLPVHYDFHTPASDIQIIWLFERPHTMPKYLLGSVNESVVPDLEYQHKFTMMPPNASLLINPLQFTDEGNYIMKVNIQGNGTLSASQKIQVTVDDPVTKPVMQTYPSSGAVEYVGNMTLTCWVQGGTRLIYQWLKNGRPVHTSSTYSFSPQNNTLRIVPVTKEDIGNYSCLVKNPVSEMESDMIMPTIYYGPYGLQVNSDKGLKVGEVFTVDLGEAILFDCSADSYPPNTYSWIRRTDNITYVIKHGPRLEVASEKVAQKTTDYVCCAYNNVTGRRDETHFTVIITSVGLEKLAQKGKSLSPLAIITGISLFFIISMGLLFLWKKYQPYKVIKQKLDGRPEPEYRKTQTFSGHEDALDDFGIYEFVAFPDASGVPRGPSRSVPASDGISGQGLHSTIYEVIQHIPAQQQDYPE